A single Vulpes lagopus strain Blue_001 chromosome 3, ASM1834538v1, whole genome shotgun sequence DNA region contains:
- the CDIPT gene encoding CDP-diacylglycerol--inositol 3-phosphatidyltransferase: MPGENIFLFVPNLIGYARIVFAIVSFYFMPCCPLTASSFYLLSGLLDAFDGHAARALNQGTRFGAMLDMLTDRCSTMCLLVNLALLYPRATLLFQLSMSLDVASHWLHLHSSVVRGSESHKMIDLSGNPVLRIYYTSRPALFTLCAGNELFYCLLYLFNFSEGPLVGSVGLFRVGLWITAPIAALKSLISVVHLVTAARNMAALDMADRARKK, encoded by the exons ATGCCAGGCGAGAATATCTTCCTGTTTGTGCCTAACCTCATCG GTTATGCCCGGATTGTCTTCGCCATCGTTTCTTTCTACTTCATGCCCTGCTGCCCCCTCACGGCCTCCTCCTTCTACTTGCTCAGCGGACTTCTGGACGCTTTCGATGGCCACGCTGCTCGAGCCCTTAATCAAG GGACCCGGTTTGGGGCTATGTTGGACATGCTGACGGACCGCTGCTCCACCATGTGTCTGCTGGTCAACCTGGCCCTGCTGTACCCACGGGCCACCCTTCTCTTCCAGCTCAGCATGAGCTTGGATGTGGCCAGCCACTGGCTGCACCTCCACAG CTCTGTGGTCCGAGGCAGTGAAAGTCACAAGATGATTGACCTGTCTGGAAATCCAGTGCTTCGCATATACTACACCTCCAGA CCCGCTCTGTTTACCCTGTGTGCTGGAAATGAGCTCTTCTACTGCCTCCTCTACCTGTTCAATTTCTCCGAAGGACCTTTAG TTGGCTCTGTGGGTCTTTTCCGAGTGGGCCTCTGGATCACCGCCCCCATCGCGGCGCTCAAGTCCCTCATCAGTGTCGTCCACCTGGTCACAGCCGCCCGCAACATGGCAGCCCTGGATATGGCTGACCGCGCCAGGAAGAAGTGA
- the LOC121487990 gene encoding putative protein T-ENOL: protein MESTPTRNEEKKGSRMSQAATPLDGGPVNMGKVSLSRSEEFLTRISTELTDEALFIAGCHMNSVPIKEKQTQDQGTQISKHVFFKTRGTDTRTYIRAPRSQVINTSVCWRCLDMSSITPKASQVFWNHLTPLHPQLARTSPEIQGFNKKVFPSS from the exons ATGGAATCCACACCTACCAGGAATGAGGAGAAAAAGGGCAGCAGGATGTCCCAAGCTGCAACTCCCTTGGATGGAGGTCCGGTGAACATGGGG AAGGTTTCATTATCCCGATCTGAAGAATTCCTGACCCGGATCAGCACAGAACTCACCGATGAGGCCTTGTTTATCGCTGGCTGCCACATGAACTCTGTGCCCATCAAGGAAAAACAGACACAAGACCAAGGGACTCAGATATCCAAACATG TGTTCTTCAAGACCCGAGGCACCGATACCCG AACATACATCAGAGCTCCTCGTTCACAAGTCATTAACACTTCAGTTTGCTGGAGATGCCTGGACATGAGCAGCATCACACCCAAAGCCTCCCAGGTGTTCTGGAACCATCTCACACCTCTCCACCCTCAGCTGGCAAGGACATCACCAGAAATCCAAGGCTTTAATAAAAAGGTCTTTCCCTCCTCCTAA
- the SEZ6L2 gene encoding seizure 6-like protein 2 isoform X3 produces the protein MGTPRVQHTPPPQLLFLILLSCPWIQGLPLKEEEALPEPGSEAPTVASEALAELLHGALLRRGPEMGYLPGSDPDPTLATPPAGQTLAAPSLPRATEPGTGPLTTAVTPKGGRGAGPTAPELLTPPPGTTAPPLPGPASPGPPLGPEGGEEETTTTIITTTTVTTTVTSPVLCNNNISEGEGHVESPDLGSAASRTAGLLDCTYSIHVYPGYGIEIQVQTLNLSREEELLVLAGGGSPGLDPRLLANSSMLGEGQVLRSPTNRLLLHFQSPRVPRGGGFRIHYQAYLLSCGFPPRPAHGDVSVTDLHPGGTATFHCDSGYQLQGEETLTCLNGTRPAWSGEPPSCMASCGGTIHNATLGRIVSPEPGGAAGPNLTCRWVIEAAEGRRLHLHFERVSLDEDNDRLMVRSGGSPLSPVIYDSDMDDVPERGLISDAQSLYVELLSETPANPLLLSLRFEAFEEDRCFAPFLAHGNVTTTDPEYRPGALATFSCLPGYALEPPGPPNAIECVDPTEPHWNDTEPACKAMCGGELSEAAGVVLSPDWPQSYSPGQDCVWGLHVQEEKRILLQVEILNVREGDMLTLFDGDGPSARVLAQLRGPQPRRRLLSSGPDLTLQFQAPPGPPNPGLGQGFVLHFKEVPRNDTCPELPPPEWGWRTASHGDLIRGTVLTYQCEPGYELLGSDILTCQWDLSWSAAPPACQKIMTCADPGEITNGHRTTSDAGFPVGSHVQYRCLPGYSLEGAAVLTCYSRDTGTPKWSDRVPKCALKYEPCLNPGVPENGYQTLYKHHYQAGESLRFFCYEGFELIGEVTITCVPGHPSQWTSQPPLCKVTQTTDPSRQLEGGNLALAILLPLGLVIVLGSGVYIYYTKLQGKSLFGFSGSHSYSPITVESDFSNPLYEAGDTREYEVSI, from the exons ATGGGGACTCCTAGGGTCCAGCACACGCCGCCTCCCCAGCTGCTGTTCCTAATTCTGCTGAGCTGTCCCTGGATTCAGG GTCTGCCCCTGAAGGAAGAAGAGGCACTGCCAGAGCCTGGAAGTGAGGCCCCCACGGTAGCCTCTGAGGCTTTGGCCGAGCTGCTCCATGGGGCCCTGCTGAGGAGGGGTCCAGAGATGGGCTACCTGCCGG GATCTGATCCAGACCCCACACTAGCCACCCCTCCAGCCGGCCAGACTCTTGCAGCGCCCTCCCTGCCACGGGCCACTGAGCCAGGAACGGGGCCTCTGACTACGGCCGTAACCCCtaaagggggcagaggggcaggcccCACCGCACCAGAGCTGCTGACCCCGCCCCCCGGAACTACGGCCCCGCCCCTTCCTGGCCCCGCCTCACCAGGCCCGCCCCTTGGgcctgagggaggagaggaggagaccacgaccaccatcatcaccacgaCAACTGTTACCACCACGGTGACCAGCCCGG TTCTGTGTAATAACAACATCTCTGAGGGCGAAGGGCATGTTGAGTCTCCAGATTTGGGGAGTGCAGCCAGCCGCACCGCGGGGCTCCTGGACTGCACCTACAGCATTCACGTCTACCCTGGCTACGGCATTGAGATCCAG GTGCAGACGCTGAACCTGTCTCGGGAGGAAGAACTCCTGGTGCTGGCTGGCGGGGGGTCCCCGGGCCTGGACCCCCGACTCCTGGCCAACTCCTCCATGCTGGGAGAAGGACAGGTCCTTCGGAGTCCAACCAACCGCCTGCTCCTGCACTTCCAGAGCCCACGGGTCCCAAGGGGCGGTGGCTTCAGGATCCACTATCAGG CCTACCTCCTGAGCTGCGGCTTCCCTCCCCGGCCTGCCCATGGGGACGTGAGTGTGACAGACCTGCACCCTGGGGGCACTGCCACCTTCCACTGTGATTCGGGCTACCAGCTGCAGGGGGAGGAGACCCTTACCTGCCTCAATGGCACCCGACCAGCCTGGAGCGGTGAACCCCCCAGCTGCATGG CATCCTGTGGTGGCACCATCCACAATGCTACATTGGGCCGCATCGTGTCCCCTGAGCCTGGGGGAGCAGCTGGGCCCAACCTTACCTGCCGTTGGGTCATTGAAGCAGCTGAGGGACGCCGGCTTCACCTGCACTTTGAGAGGGTCTCACTGGATGAGGACAATGACCG GCTGATGGTGCGCTCGGGTGGCAGTCCCCTCTCCCCAGTCATCTATGACTCAGACATGGATGATGTCCCAGAGCGGGGTCTCATCAGTGATGCCCAGTCCCTCTATGTGGAGCTGCTTTCAGAGACACCTGCTAATCCTCTGCTGCTAAGCCTCAGATTTGAAG CCTTTGAAGAAGATCGCTGCTTTGCTCCCTTCCTGGCACATGGCAATGTCACCACCACAGACCCTGAGTACCGCCCAGGGGCGCTGGCCACCTTCTCGTGCCTCCCAGGATATGCCCTGGAGCCCCCTGGCCCCCCAAATGCCATCGAATGTGTGGATCCCACAGAACCCCACTGGAATGACACAGAGCCAGCCTGTAAGG CCATGTGTGGAGGGGAGCTGTCAGAGGCGGCTGGTGTAGTCCTCTCTCCTGACTGGCCCCAGAGCTATAGCCCAGGCCAGGACTGTGTGTGGGGCCTGCACGTCCAGGAAGAGAAGCGCATCTTGCTCCAAGTGGAGAT CCTGAACGTGCGTGAAGGGGACATGCTGACACTGTTCGACGGGGACGGTCCCAGCGCCCGAGTCCTGGCCCAGCTACGGGGACCTCAGCCGCGCCGCCGCCTCCTCTCTTCCGGGCCCGACCTCACGCTGCAGTTCCAGGCACCGCCAGGGCCGCCAAACCCGGGCCTGGGGCAGGGTTTTGTGTTGCATTTCAAAG AGGTGCCGAGGAATGACACGTGCCCTGAGCTGCCACCTCCAGAGTGGGGCTGGAGGACCGCTTCCCATGGGGACCTGATCCGGGGCACGGTGCTTACTTACCAGTGCGAACCTGGCTACGAGCTGCTGGGCTCCGACATTCTCACCTGCCAGTGGGACCTGTCCTGGAGCGCGGCGCCGCCCGCCTGCCAAAAGA TCATGACTTGTGCCGATCCTGGGGAGATCACCAATGGGCACCGAACCACCTCAGACGCTGGCTTCCCTGTTGGCTCCCACGTCCAGTACCGCTGTCTGCCTGGGTACAGCCTGGAGGGGGCCGCTGTTCTCACCTGCTACAGCCGGGACACAGGCACACCCAAGTGGAGCGACCGGGTCCCCAAGTGTGCCT TGAAGTATGAGCCGTGCCTGAACCCAGGGGTGCCAGAGAACGGCTATCAGACGTTGTATAAACATCACTACCAAGCGGGCGAGTCTCTGCGCTTCTTCTGCTATGAGGGCTTTGAGCTCATCGGCGAGGTCACCATCACCTGTGTGCCCGGCCACCCCTCGCAGTGGACCAGCCAGCCCCCACTCTGCAAAG TGACCCAGACCACAGACCCGTCGCGGCAGCTGGAGGGTGGGAACCTCGCCTTGGCCATCCTGCTGCCCCTAGGCTTGGTCATTGTCCTCGGCAGTGGCGTTTACATATACTACACCAA aCTACAGGGAAAATCCCTCTTCGGCTTCTCGGGCTCCCATTCCTACAGCCCCATCACCGTGGAGTCAGATTTCAGCAATCCACTGTATGAAGCCGGG gaTACACGGGAGTATGAAGTTTCCATCTGA
- the SEZ6L2 gene encoding seizure 6-like protein 2 isoform X1 has translation MGTPRVQHTPPPQLLFLILLSCPWIQGLPLKEEEALPEPGSEAPTVASEALAELLHGALLRRGPEMGYLPGSDPDPTLATPPAGQTLAAPSLPRATEPGTGPLTTAVTPKGGRGAGPTAPELLTPPPGTTAPPLPGPASPGPPLGPEGGEEETTTTIITTTTVTTTVTSPVLCNNNISEGEGHVESPDLGSAASRTAGLLDCTYSIHVYPGYGIEIQVQTLNLSREEELLVLAGGGSPGLDPRLLANSSMLGEGQVLRSPTNRLLLHFQSPRVPRGGGFRIHYQAYLLSCGFPPRPAHGDVSVTDLHPGGTATFHCDSGYQLQGEETLTCLNGTRPAWSGEPPSCMASCGGTIHNATLGRIVSPEPGGAAGPNLTCRWVIEAAEGRRLHLHFERVSLDEDNDRLMVRSGGSPLSPVIYDSDMDDVPERGLISDAQSLYVELLSETPANPLLLSLRFEAFEEDRCFAPFLAHGNVTTTDPEYRPGALATFSCLPGYALEPPGPPNAIECVDPTEPHWNDTEPACKAMCGGELSEAAGVVLSPDWPQSYSPGQDCVWGLHVQEEKRILLQVEILNVREGDMLTLFDGDGPSARVLAQLRGPQPRRRLLSSGPDLTLQFQAPPGPPNPGLGQGFVLHFKEVPRNDTCPELPPPEWGWRTASHGDLIRGTVLTYQCEPGYELLGSDILTCQWDLSWSAAPPACQKIMTCADPGEITNGHRTTSDAGFPVGSHVQYRCLPGYSLEGAAVLTCYSRDTGTPKWSDRVPKCALKYEPCLNPGVPENGYQTLYKHHYQAGESLRFFCYEGFELIGEVTITCVPGHPSQWTSQPPLCKVAYEELLDNRKLEVTQTTDPSRQLEGGNLALAILLPLGLVIVLGSGVYIYYTKLQGKSLFGFSGSHSYSPITVESDFSNPLYEAGDTREYEVSI, from the exons ATGGGGACTCCTAGGGTCCAGCACACGCCGCCTCCCCAGCTGCTGTTCCTAATTCTGCTGAGCTGTCCCTGGATTCAGG GTCTGCCCCTGAAGGAAGAAGAGGCACTGCCAGAGCCTGGAAGTGAGGCCCCCACGGTAGCCTCTGAGGCTTTGGCCGAGCTGCTCCATGGGGCCCTGCTGAGGAGGGGTCCAGAGATGGGCTACCTGCCGG GATCTGATCCAGACCCCACACTAGCCACCCCTCCAGCCGGCCAGACTCTTGCAGCGCCCTCCCTGCCACGGGCCACTGAGCCAGGAACGGGGCCTCTGACTACGGCCGTAACCCCtaaagggggcagaggggcaggcccCACCGCACCAGAGCTGCTGACCCCGCCCCCCGGAACTACGGCCCCGCCCCTTCCTGGCCCCGCCTCACCAGGCCCGCCCCTTGGgcctgagggaggagaggaggagaccacgaccaccatcatcaccacgaCAACTGTTACCACCACGGTGACCAGCCCGG TTCTGTGTAATAACAACATCTCTGAGGGCGAAGGGCATGTTGAGTCTCCAGATTTGGGGAGTGCAGCCAGCCGCACCGCGGGGCTCCTGGACTGCACCTACAGCATTCACGTCTACCCTGGCTACGGCATTGAGATCCAG GTGCAGACGCTGAACCTGTCTCGGGAGGAAGAACTCCTGGTGCTGGCTGGCGGGGGGTCCCCGGGCCTGGACCCCCGACTCCTGGCCAACTCCTCCATGCTGGGAGAAGGACAGGTCCTTCGGAGTCCAACCAACCGCCTGCTCCTGCACTTCCAGAGCCCACGGGTCCCAAGGGGCGGTGGCTTCAGGATCCACTATCAGG CCTACCTCCTGAGCTGCGGCTTCCCTCCCCGGCCTGCCCATGGGGACGTGAGTGTGACAGACCTGCACCCTGGGGGCACTGCCACCTTCCACTGTGATTCGGGCTACCAGCTGCAGGGGGAGGAGACCCTTACCTGCCTCAATGGCACCCGACCAGCCTGGAGCGGTGAACCCCCCAGCTGCATGG CATCCTGTGGTGGCACCATCCACAATGCTACATTGGGCCGCATCGTGTCCCCTGAGCCTGGGGGAGCAGCTGGGCCCAACCTTACCTGCCGTTGGGTCATTGAAGCAGCTGAGGGACGCCGGCTTCACCTGCACTTTGAGAGGGTCTCACTGGATGAGGACAATGACCG GCTGATGGTGCGCTCGGGTGGCAGTCCCCTCTCCCCAGTCATCTATGACTCAGACATGGATGATGTCCCAGAGCGGGGTCTCATCAGTGATGCCCAGTCCCTCTATGTGGAGCTGCTTTCAGAGACACCTGCTAATCCTCTGCTGCTAAGCCTCAGATTTGAAG CCTTTGAAGAAGATCGCTGCTTTGCTCCCTTCCTGGCACATGGCAATGTCACCACCACAGACCCTGAGTACCGCCCAGGGGCGCTGGCCACCTTCTCGTGCCTCCCAGGATATGCCCTGGAGCCCCCTGGCCCCCCAAATGCCATCGAATGTGTGGATCCCACAGAACCCCACTGGAATGACACAGAGCCAGCCTGTAAGG CCATGTGTGGAGGGGAGCTGTCAGAGGCGGCTGGTGTAGTCCTCTCTCCTGACTGGCCCCAGAGCTATAGCCCAGGCCAGGACTGTGTGTGGGGCCTGCACGTCCAGGAAGAGAAGCGCATCTTGCTCCAAGTGGAGAT CCTGAACGTGCGTGAAGGGGACATGCTGACACTGTTCGACGGGGACGGTCCCAGCGCCCGAGTCCTGGCCCAGCTACGGGGACCTCAGCCGCGCCGCCGCCTCCTCTCTTCCGGGCCCGACCTCACGCTGCAGTTCCAGGCACCGCCAGGGCCGCCAAACCCGGGCCTGGGGCAGGGTTTTGTGTTGCATTTCAAAG AGGTGCCGAGGAATGACACGTGCCCTGAGCTGCCACCTCCAGAGTGGGGCTGGAGGACCGCTTCCCATGGGGACCTGATCCGGGGCACGGTGCTTACTTACCAGTGCGAACCTGGCTACGAGCTGCTGGGCTCCGACATTCTCACCTGCCAGTGGGACCTGTCCTGGAGCGCGGCGCCGCCCGCCTGCCAAAAGA TCATGACTTGTGCCGATCCTGGGGAGATCACCAATGGGCACCGAACCACCTCAGACGCTGGCTTCCCTGTTGGCTCCCACGTCCAGTACCGCTGTCTGCCTGGGTACAGCCTGGAGGGGGCCGCTGTTCTCACCTGCTACAGCCGGGACACAGGCACACCCAAGTGGAGCGACCGGGTCCCCAAGTGTGCCT TGAAGTATGAGCCGTGCCTGAACCCAGGGGTGCCAGAGAACGGCTATCAGACGTTGTATAAACATCACTACCAAGCGGGCGAGTCTCTGCGCTTCTTCTGCTATGAGGGCTTTGAGCTCATCGGCGAGGTCACCATCACCTGTGTGCCCGGCCACCCCTCGCAGTGGACCAGCCAGCCCCCACTCTGCAAAG tGGCCTATGAGGAGCTCCTGGACAACCGAAAACTGGAAG TGACCCAGACCACAGACCCGTCGCGGCAGCTGGAGGGTGGGAACCTCGCCTTGGCCATCCTGCTGCCCCTAGGCTTGGTCATTGTCCTCGGCAGTGGCGTTTACATATACTACACCAA aCTACAGGGAAAATCCCTCTTCGGCTTCTCGGGCTCCCATTCCTACAGCCCCATCACCGTGGAGTCAGATTTCAGCAATCCACTGTATGAAGCCGGG gaTACACGGGAGTATGAAGTTTCCATCTGA
- the SEZ6L2 gene encoding seizure 6-like protein 2 isoform X2: protein MGTPRVQHTPPPQLLFLILLSCPWIQGLPLKEEEALPEPGSEAPTVASEALAELLHGALLRRGPEMGYLPGSDPDPTLATPPAGQTLAAPSLPRATEPGTGPLTTAVTPKGGRGAGPTAPELLTPPPGTTAPPLPGPASPGPPLGPEGGEEETTTTIITTTTVTTTVTSPVLCNNNISEGEGHVESPDLGSAASRTAGLLDCTYSIHVYPGYGIEIQVQTLNLSREEELLVLAGGGSPGLDPRLLANSSMLGEGQVLRSPTNRLLLHFQSPRVPRGGGFRIHYQAYLLSCGFPPRPAHGDVSVTDLHPGGTATFHCDSGYQLQGEETLTCLNGTRPAWSGEPPSCMASCGGTIHNATLGRIVSPEPGGAAGPNLTCRWVIEAAEGRRLHLHFERVSLDEDNDRLMVRSGGSPLSPVIYDSDMDDVPERGLISDAQSLYVELLSETPANPLLLSLRFEAFEEDRCFAPFLAHGNVTTTDPEYRPGALATFSCLPGYALEPPGPPNAIECVDPTEPHWNDTEPACKAMCGGELSEAAGVVLSPDWPQSYSPGQDCVWGLHVQEEKRILLQVEILNVREGDMLTLFDGDGPSARVLAQLRGPQPRRRLLSSGPDLTLQFQAPPGPPNPGLGQGFVLHFKEVPRNDTCPELPPPEWGWRTASHGDLIRGTVLTYQCEPGYELLGSDILTCQWDLSWSAAPPACQKIMTCADPGEITNGHRTTSDAGFPVGSHVQYRCLPGYSLEGAAVLTCYSRDTGTPKWSDRVPKCALKYEPCLNPGVPENGYQTLYKHHYQAGESLRFFCYEGFELIGEVTITCVPGHPSQWTSQPPLCKVAYEELLDNRKLEVTQTTDPSRQLEGGNLALAILLPLGLVIVLGSGVYIYYTNPSISFLSQTTGKIPLRLLGLPFLQPHHRGVRFQQSTV, encoded by the exons ATGGGGACTCCTAGGGTCCAGCACACGCCGCCTCCCCAGCTGCTGTTCCTAATTCTGCTGAGCTGTCCCTGGATTCAGG GTCTGCCCCTGAAGGAAGAAGAGGCACTGCCAGAGCCTGGAAGTGAGGCCCCCACGGTAGCCTCTGAGGCTTTGGCCGAGCTGCTCCATGGGGCCCTGCTGAGGAGGGGTCCAGAGATGGGCTACCTGCCGG GATCTGATCCAGACCCCACACTAGCCACCCCTCCAGCCGGCCAGACTCTTGCAGCGCCCTCCCTGCCACGGGCCACTGAGCCAGGAACGGGGCCTCTGACTACGGCCGTAACCCCtaaagggggcagaggggcaggcccCACCGCACCAGAGCTGCTGACCCCGCCCCCCGGAACTACGGCCCCGCCCCTTCCTGGCCCCGCCTCACCAGGCCCGCCCCTTGGgcctgagggaggagaggaggagaccacgaccaccatcatcaccacgaCAACTGTTACCACCACGGTGACCAGCCCGG TTCTGTGTAATAACAACATCTCTGAGGGCGAAGGGCATGTTGAGTCTCCAGATTTGGGGAGTGCAGCCAGCCGCACCGCGGGGCTCCTGGACTGCACCTACAGCATTCACGTCTACCCTGGCTACGGCATTGAGATCCAG GTGCAGACGCTGAACCTGTCTCGGGAGGAAGAACTCCTGGTGCTGGCTGGCGGGGGGTCCCCGGGCCTGGACCCCCGACTCCTGGCCAACTCCTCCATGCTGGGAGAAGGACAGGTCCTTCGGAGTCCAACCAACCGCCTGCTCCTGCACTTCCAGAGCCCACGGGTCCCAAGGGGCGGTGGCTTCAGGATCCACTATCAGG CCTACCTCCTGAGCTGCGGCTTCCCTCCCCGGCCTGCCCATGGGGACGTGAGTGTGACAGACCTGCACCCTGGGGGCACTGCCACCTTCCACTGTGATTCGGGCTACCAGCTGCAGGGGGAGGAGACCCTTACCTGCCTCAATGGCACCCGACCAGCCTGGAGCGGTGAACCCCCCAGCTGCATGG CATCCTGTGGTGGCACCATCCACAATGCTACATTGGGCCGCATCGTGTCCCCTGAGCCTGGGGGAGCAGCTGGGCCCAACCTTACCTGCCGTTGGGTCATTGAAGCAGCTGAGGGACGCCGGCTTCACCTGCACTTTGAGAGGGTCTCACTGGATGAGGACAATGACCG GCTGATGGTGCGCTCGGGTGGCAGTCCCCTCTCCCCAGTCATCTATGACTCAGACATGGATGATGTCCCAGAGCGGGGTCTCATCAGTGATGCCCAGTCCCTCTATGTGGAGCTGCTTTCAGAGACACCTGCTAATCCTCTGCTGCTAAGCCTCAGATTTGAAG CCTTTGAAGAAGATCGCTGCTTTGCTCCCTTCCTGGCACATGGCAATGTCACCACCACAGACCCTGAGTACCGCCCAGGGGCGCTGGCCACCTTCTCGTGCCTCCCAGGATATGCCCTGGAGCCCCCTGGCCCCCCAAATGCCATCGAATGTGTGGATCCCACAGAACCCCACTGGAATGACACAGAGCCAGCCTGTAAGG CCATGTGTGGAGGGGAGCTGTCAGAGGCGGCTGGTGTAGTCCTCTCTCCTGACTGGCCCCAGAGCTATAGCCCAGGCCAGGACTGTGTGTGGGGCCTGCACGTCCAGGAAGAGAAGCGCATCTTGCTCCAAGTGGAGAT CCTGAACGTGCGTGAAGGGGACATGCTGACACTGTTCGACGGGGACGGTCCCAGCGCCCGAGTCCTGGCCCAGCTACGGGGACCTCAGCCGCGCCGCCGCCTCCTCTCTTCCGGGCCCGACCTCACGCTGCAGTTCCAGGCACCGCCAGGGCCGCCAAACCCGGGCCTGGGGCAGGGTTTTGTGTTGCATTTCAAAG AGGTGCCGAGGAATGACACGTGCCCTGAGCTGCCACCTCCAGAGTGGGGCTGGAGGACCGCTTCCCATGGGGACCTGATCCGGGGCACGGTGCTTACTTACCAGTGCGAACCTGGCTACGAGCTGCTGGGCTCCGACATTCTCACCTGCCAGTGGGACCTGTCCTGGAGCGCGGCGCCGCCCGCCTGCCAAAAGA TCATGACTTGTGCCGATCCTGGGGAGATCACCAATGGGCACCGAACCACCTCAGACGCTGGCTTCCCTGTTGGCTCCCACGTCCAGTACCGCTGTCTGCCTGGGTACAGCCTGGAGGGGGCCGCTGTTCTCACCTGCTACAGCCGGGACACAGGCACACCCAAGTGGAGCGACCGGGTCCCCAAGTGTGCCT TGAAGTATGAGCCGTGCCTGAACCCAGGGGTGCCAGAGAACGGCTATCAGACGTTGTATAAACATCACTACCAAGCGGGCGAGTCTCTGCGCTTCTTCTGCTATGAGGGCTTTGAGCTCATCGGCGAGGTCACCATCACCTGTGTGCCCGGCCACCCCTCGCAGTGGACCAGCCAGCCCCCACTCTGCAAAG tGGCCTATGAGGAGCTCCTGGACAACCGAAAACTGGAAG TGACCCAGACCACAGACCCGTCGCGGCAGCTGGAGGGTGGGAACCTCGCCTTGGCCATCCTGCTGCCCCTAGGCTTGGTCATTGTCCTCGGCAGTGGCGTTTACATATACTACACCAA CCCCTCtatctctttcctttcccagaCTACAGGGAAAATCCCTCTTCGGCTTCTCGGGCTCCCATTCCTACAGCCCCATCACCGTGGAGTCAGATTTCAGCAATCCACTGTATGA
- the ASPHD1 gene encoding aspartate beta-hydroxylase domain-containing protein 1, which yields MWRGNSPEGNLGAATEGNSGELGGQGNWGLEDAPGLLARASLPIMPAWPLPLASSALTLLLGALTSLFLWYCYRLGSQDMQALGAGSQAGSVSGGPRGCSETGRSSPGRSGEPGEGPRAEGLVSRRLRAYARRYSWAGMGRVRRAAQGGPGPGGGPGVLGIQRPGLLFLPDLPSAPFVPRDAQRHDVELLESSFPAILRDFGAVSWDFSGTTPLPRGWSPPLAPGCYQLLLYQAGRCQPSNCRRCPGAYRALRGLRSFMSANTFGNAGFSVLLPGARLEGRCGPTNARVRCHLGLKIPPGCELVVGGEPQCWAEGHCLLVDDSFLHTVAHNGSPEDGPRVVFIVDLWHPNVAGAERQALDFVFAPDP from the exons ATGTGGAGGGGAAACAGCCCAGAGGGTAACCTGGGAGCAGCCACAGAGGGTAACAGTGGAGAACTGGGGGGACAGGGGAACTGGGGTCTGGAAGATGCCCCGGGCCTCCTGGCCAGGGCCTCCCTGCCTATCATGCCTGCATGGCCATTGCCCTTGGCCTCCTCAGCCCTCACCCTGCTCCTTGGAGCCCtcacttctcttttcctctggtaCTGTTACCGCCTGGGCTCCCAAGACATGCAAGCTCTGGGGGCTGGGAGTCAGGCTGGGAGTGTCAGTGGAGGGCCTAGGGGGTGCTCTGAGACTGGCAGGTCAAGCCCAGGGAGatctggggagcctggggaaggACCCAGGGCTGAAGGCCTAGTGAGCCGTCGCCTGCGGGCCTACGCCAGGCGGTACTCCTGGGCTGGCATGGGTAGGGTGAGGCGGGCAGCTCAAggtggcccaggccctgggggagggccAGGGGTCCTGGGCATTCAGCGCCCAGGCCTGCTTTTCTTGCCGGACCTGCCCTCAGCCCCCTTTGTGCCACGGGATGCCCAGCGGCATGACGTGGAGCTCCTAGAGAGCAGCTTCCCTGCCATTTTGCGGGACTTTGGGGCTGTGAGCTGGGACTTCTCAGGGACTACTCCTTTGCCTCGGGGCTggtccccacccctggcccccgGGTGCTACCAGCTCCTGCTGTACCAAGCAGGCCGGTGCCAACCCAGCAACTGCCGCCGGTGCCCGGGGGCCTATCGGGCACTGCGGGGGCTGCGGAGCTTTATGAGTGCCAACACCTTCGGCAATGCTGGCTTTTCTGTCCTCCTGCCTGGCGCCCGACTTGAGGGCCGCTGTGGGCCCACCAATGCCCGGGTCAGATGCCATCTGG GCTTGAAGATTCCTCCTGGCTGTGAGCTGGTGGTCGGGGGTGAGCCCCAGTGCTGGGCTGAGGGACACTGTCTACTGGTAGACGACTCCTTCCTGCACACAGTGGCTCATAATG GCTCCCCGGAAGATGGGCCTCGAGTGGTCTTCATCGTGGACCTTTGGCACCCCAACGTGGCTGGGGCTGAGCGCCAGGCCCTTGACTTTGTCTTCGCACCAGACCCTTGA